One window of the Hoplias malabaricus isolate fHopMal1 chromosome Y, fHopMal1.hap1, whole genome shotgun sequence genome contains the following:
- the LOC136677858 gene encoding phospholipid phosphatase 2-like, protein MMELKKNKVFILLDVLCVFVAAMPCTILTFMFKPYERGVYCNDESIKYPYKSDTISHGMMAAVTISCSIIIITSGEAYLVHTKRLYSNSGFNQYAAALYKVVGTFLFGGCVSQSLTDMAKFTIGRPRPNFMAVCAPVVCNGYMPHINCTGNPRNVTESRLSFYSGHSSFGMYCMLFLALYVQARMAFKWARLLRPTIQFFLVAFAIYVGYTRVSDYKHHWSDVVVGLLQGALIAVLNVRYISDFFKERPPICEDAETPENEETERKPSLQIAEQSRNNHYNFPGSV, encoded by the exons CTGCGATGCCTTGTACGATCCTGACGTTCATGTTCAAGCCGTACGAGCGCGGTGTGTACTGTAATGACGAGAGCATCAAATACCCCTACAAATCAGACACTATCTCCCACGGCATGATGGCCGCTGTCACCATTTCCTGCTCCATCATCATA ATTACATCGGGAGAAGCCTACTTGGTCCACACCAAGCGTCTGTACTCGAATTCTGGCTTTAATCAGTATGCAGCAGCGCTGTATAAAGTGGTGGGGACGTTTCTGTTCGGTGGCTGCGTGAGTCAGTCTCTGACGGACATGGCGAAGTTCACTATCGGACGCCCGCGGCCAAACTTCATGGCCGTTTGTGCTCCGGTCGTCTGCAATGGCTACATGCCGCACATCAACTGCACAGGAAACCCTCGCAACGTGACAGAGTCCAG gTTGTCCTTCTACTCAGGACACTCATCCTTTGGGATGTACTGCATGCTGTTTTTGGCG CTATATGTGCAGGCACGAATGGCATTCAAATGGGCACGCCTCCTCCGACCCACAATTCAGTTCTTCCTGGTGGCCTTTGCTATTTACGTGGGATACACACGGGTATCTGACTACAAACACCACTGGAGCGATGTTGTAGTGGGGCTTTTGCAAGGGGCACTCATTGCAGTTCTTAAT GTGCGATACATTTCTGATTTCTTCAAAGAAAGACCTCCCATCTGTGAAGATGCTGAGACCCCTGAGAACGAAGAGACGGAGCGCAAACCCAGCCTCCAGATAGCAGAACAGAGTAGGAACAATCATTACAACTTCCCCGGCTCAGTATGA
- the LOC136677857 gene encoding transducin-like enhancer protein 1 isoform X1 gives MDDLQRRAAHTMYPHGRAQAPLVPGHAGMKFTVLETLDHIKEEFQLFQAQYHSLKLECEKLATEKTEMHRHYIMYYEMSYGLNIEMQKQAEIVKRLSAICTQIIPLLSQEHQHQVAQAVERSKHVSMADLNAIIGQQQLQHLSHHAPGFPMTPHPSGLSLGAGGLMALPAAFPFPPHLAPKDDLTHPESVDLRDGVPNRGFADLSVMGQSLGQRLPLSLTCPPETETDSKRSNTAEKASINTPRESEVDKNEDSLRRDSAKEKSVSPAGASPRSADGNGVDGSPVQRRNTSREAHSPPSPFPHPHTPSHRKSPSQEEKTRSPSQSPSRDTASPGSAPTPLPPPAPARPLSSPARVPSPPIQH, from the exons GCTCCGCTGGTGCCAGGACACGCTGGCATGAAGTTCACAGTGCTGGAGACGTTGGACCATATCAAAGAGGAGTTCCAGCTGTTCCAGGCCCAGTACCATAG TTTGAAGCTAGAATGTGAGAAACTAGCCACTGAGAAGACAGAGATGCACAGGCATTACATCATG TATTATGAGATGTCCTATGGATTAAACATCGAGATGCAAAAACAG GCGGAGATTGTAAAACGGCTCAGTGCTATATGCACTCAGATCATCCCACTCCTGTCCCAAGAG CATCAGCACCAGGTGGCCCAGGCTGTTGAGAGGTCCAAACATGTGAGCATGGCTGACCTGAACGCCATCATAGGG CAACAGCAGCTTCAGCATCTTTCCCATCATGCCCCGGGGTTCCCCATGACGCCACATCCCTCGGGGTTGTCCCTGGGGGCAGGGGGTCTAATGGCCCTCCCAGCAGCCTTCCCCTTCCCCCCACACCTGGCACCTAAAGATGATCTCACTCACCCCGAATCTGTGGATCTTAGAG ATGGTGTGCCAAACAGG ggcTTTGCGGACTTGTCCGTGATGGGTCAGTCTTTGGGCCAGAGGCTTCCTCTGTCTCTGACCTGCCCTCCAGAGACTGAAACTGACAGCAAGAGGAGCAACACAGCAGAGAAAGCCAGCATTAACACACCCCGG GAAAGTGAAGTGGACAAAAATGAGGACAGTCTGAGACGGGACAGCGCTAAAGAG AAGAGCGTGTCTCCTGCAGGAGCAAGCCCCAGGTCAGCTGACGGAAACGGAGTGGATGGCTCACCGGTCCAGCGAAGGAACACTTCCAGAGAAGCCCACTCACCACCCTCTCCCttcccccacccacacacacccagccaCCGCAAAAGCCCCTCCCAG gAGGAAAAGActcgctctccctctcagtCTCCATCCCGAGACACTGCATCTCCAGGCTCTGCTCCtactcctcttcctcctcctgccCCTGCTCGGCCTCTCTCCTCCCCGGCACGCGTTCCCTCTCCTCCTATTCAGCACTAG
- the LOC136677857 gene encoding transducin-like enhancer protein 1 isoform X2: protein MKFTVLETLDHIKEEFQLFQAQYHSLKLECEKLATEKTEMHRHYIMYYEMSYGLNIEMQKQAEIVKRLSAICTQIIPLLSQEHQHQVAQAVERSKHVSMADLNAIIGQQQLQHLSHHAPGFPMTPHPSGLSLGAGGLMALPAAFPFPPHLAPKDDLTHPESVDLRDGVPNRGFADLSVMGQSLGQRLPLSLTCPPETETDSKRSNTAEKASINTPRESEVDKNEDSLRRDSAKEKSVSPAGASPRSADGNGVDGSPVQRRNTSREAHSPPSPFPHPHTPSHRKSPSQEEKTRSPSQSPSRDTASPGSAPTPLPPPAPARPLSSPARVPSPPIQH from the exons ATGAAGTTCACAGTGCTGGAGACGTTGGACCATATCAAAGAGGAGTTCCAGCTGTTCCAGGCCCAGTACCATAG TTTGAAGCTAGAATGTGAGAAACTAGCCACTGAGAAGACAGAGATGCACAGGCATTACATCATG TATTATGAGATGTCCTATGGATTAAACATCGAGATGCAAAAACAG GCGGAGATTGTAAAACGGCTCAGTGCTATATGCACTCAGATCATCCCACTCCTGTCCCAAGAG CATCAGCACCAGGTGGCCCAGGCTGTTGAGAGGTCCAAACATGTGAGCATGGCTGACCTGAACGCCATCATAGGG CAACAGCAGCTTCAGCATCTTTCCCATCATGCCCCGGGGTTCCCCATGACGCCACATCCCTCGGGGTTGTCCCTGGGGGCAGGGGGTCTAATGGCCCTCCCAGCAGCCTTCCCCTTCCCCCCACACCTGGCACCTAAAGATGATCTCACTCACCCCGAATCTGTGGATCTTAGAG ATGGTGTGCCAAACAGG ggcTTTGCGGACTTGTCCGTGATGGGTCAGTCTTTGGGCCAGAGGCTTCCTCTGTCTCTGACCTGCCCTCCAGAGACTGAAACTGACAGCAAGAGGAGCAACACAGCAGAGAAAGCCAGCATTAACACACCCCGG GAAAGTGAAGTGGACAAAAATGAGGACAGTCTGAGACGGGACAGCGCTAAAGAG AAGAGCGTGTCTCCTGCAGGAGCAAGCCCCAGGTCAGCTGACGGAAACGGAGTGGATGGCTCACCGGTCCAGCGAAGGAACACTTCCAGAGAAGCCCACTCACCACCCTCTCCCttcccccacccacacacacccagccaCCGCAAAAGCCCCTCCCAG gAGGAAAAGActcgctctccctctcagtCTCCATCCCGAGACACTGCATCTCCAGGCTCTGCTCCtactcctcttcctcctcctgccCCTGCTCGGCCTCTCTCCTCCCCGGCACGCGTTCCCTCTCCTCCTATTCAGCACTAG